CCGGGATGTCGCCGACTTCGTCGAGAAATAGCGTGCCGCCTTCGGCGAGCTCGAACTTGCCGATGCGCCGATCGAGGGCGCCGGTGAAAGCGCCTTTCTCGTGGCCAAACAGCTCACTTTCCAAAAGGTCGCGGGGGATGGCCGCGCAGTTGATGGCAACGAAGGGCTGGTTCCAGCGCGGCGAGTTGTAGTGAATCGTTTTGGCGACCAGTTCTTTGCCCGTGCCGCTCTCGCCCTGGATCAGGATCGTGGTCTGGGTGTCGACCACCTGACCGATGGTCTTGTAGACCTTTTGCATCGCCGAGCTGGTGCCGATGATATTCACGCCGGGCTCGAAGCGTTTTTTTACTTCTTCCTTCAGCTCGCGAAAATCTTGGGTCAGCTTGCGGCCGTCGACGGCGCGTTTTACCAGCACCAAAACTTCGTCGAGATCGAAGGGCTTGGTGATGTAGTCGAAGGCGCCGTTTTTCATGGCGCCGATGGCGTTGCGCATGGTGTTTTGCGCGGTCATGAGAATCATCGCGGTGTCGACCCCGGCCTCTTTGAACTCTTTGAGCAGTTCCAGGCCATCGGCGTCGGGGAGTTTAATGTCCATCAGCGAGACATCGAAATGGGTGTTGGTGAGCAGCTGGCGCGCGCTCTCACCGCTGGCGGCCGTCTGCACCCAGTAGCCTTCGTCTTCCAGAGCCTTTTTCAAGACAAAGCGCAGCGACTCTTCGTCTTCCGTGACGAGGATTTTCCCCTGGTCCATTTATGATTCTGCCACCACCAGCGAAACCTTAAAGGTGGTGCCTTTCTCTTCGGCGCTTTCGACGCGGATCAGGCCGCCATGTTCTTTGATAATCCGGTACGAAGTTGCAAGCCCAAGCCCGGTGCCGCTATTTTTCGTCGTAAAGAACGGCGAAAAAATCCGCGGCAAGTCTTCGTCGCGAATGCCCGCGCCCTCGTCGGCAATGTCGACCCAAATGAAGCGATTGCGACCGGCCCCTGGTTCGCGGATGTGAAAGTCGGTTTCCAATCGGGTGGTCACCGTCAGCGTGCCACCCCGTGGCATCGCCTGAAAAGCGTTTTTCACCAAGTTGAGAAAGACCTGGATCAACTGAGCGCGGTCGGCCCGTACCGGCGGCAGGCTGGGATCGAAGCGCTTGCGAACGTTGGTGGGTGCATGGGCTGCGGTTTGTCCTTCGAGCAGCAGCACATCGTCGAGCACCTCGTGGATGTTGACCGGGGCGAGGAAAAGCTCGGGTGGGCGTGCGAGATCGAGGAGTTGTTCGATTAGGTGATTAACCCGATCGACTTCGCGGACCATGATGTCGGTGTATTCTTTCAGCGAGCTCTGGCCGTCGAGTGAGCGCCGCAATAGTTGCGCGGCGCCTTTGATGCCGCCCAGCGGGTTGCGAATTTCATGGGCGAGACCGGCTGCTAGGGTGCCGAGCATCGCCAGACGGTCAGCCCTTTTTAGGTCTTCTTCCAGCTCGCGCCGGTGCTTGACGTCGCGTAGCAGGAGAATCGTGCCGAGA
This region of Deltaproteobacteria bacterium genomic DNA includes:
- a CDS encoding PAS domain S-box protein yields the protein MSALPNRKKTAAAEISWDQIVANLEEGVVVSDGDGKIVIFNEAAEMLTEISSSRARELSLDQLFKREPWITDLTRKTWPPRQESARAEGDLLTRWGRKIPVSATASPLQARGHQFLGTILLLRDVKHRRELEEDLKRADRLAMLGTLAAGLAHEIRNPLGGIKGAAQLLRRSLDGQSSLKEYTDIMVREVDRVNHLIEQLLDLARPPELFLAPVNIHEVLDDVLLLEGQTAAHAPTNVRKRFDPSLPPVRADRAQLIQVFLNLVKNAFQAMPRGGTLTVTTRLETDFHIREPGAGRNRFIWVDIADEGAGIRDEDLPRIFSPFFTTKNSGTGLGLATSYRIIKEHGGLIRVESAEEKGTTFKVSLVVAES
- a CDS encoding sigma-54-dependent Fis family transcriptional regulator, coding for MDQGKILVTEDEESLRFVLKKALEDEGYWVQTAASGESARQLLTNTHFDVSLMDIKLPDADGLELLKEFKEAGVDTAMILMTAQNTMRNAIGAMKNGAFDYITKPFDLDEVLVLVKRAVDGRKLTQDFRELKEEVKKRFEPGVNIIGTSSAMQKVYKTIGQVVDTQTTILIQGESGTGKELVAKTIHYNSPRWNQPFVAINCAAIPRDLLESELFGHEKGAFTGALDRRIGKFELAEGGTLFLDEVGDIPVELQTKLLRVLQDHEFSRIGGREVHKADVRILAATNQDLEKAVREKRLREDLYFRLKVIPIYLPPLRERRSDIQQLVGYFIDKIAREMGLQISGVSLEAQKLLDEHSWPGNVRELENTLIRAAVLSSSPILFPKDFTLQSKAPLATLEIDQLSLEEIINHKLEDYFRRTEGVDVDNLYSLVIERIERPLIALTLKKTKGNQIKAAEILGINRNTLRKKISDLHIELKKEST